A window of Elusimicrobiota bacterium genomic DNA:
CCGATACCGCCGGAACCCATCGCCTGGTATAGAGAAAAGTGGGCGCTCTGCGCCCGGACCAGATGCGCCGACTCGTCCACGGTCGACGGCAACGGTTCCCAGGCCTGTGTGGCTTCGTTCCAGTAATGAATCTTGATATCTCGTGCATTCAGATTTTTCGCGCGGACGACGGCGGGATCGTAAGCAAGCGCGATTTGGACTGGAACCCGAAAGCTCGTGCCGTGTGGGCCGAATTCGACGCTTTCAGAGACGGCCGAGAGCTTAAATTCCGCGCGTCTGCGGGCAGTCGGCGAGGCCGGCGTCTCCGGTATCGTCTCGACCGTGATTATCGCGTCCTCGCGCAGGGCGCCCTTCGGGAGACTGACGCCCGTGCCGTCGGTCAGGCGCACCGCCGCCGGGGTCTCGGACACGGCGAAGGCCGCTGCCTTTCCCGCGTTAAAACTCGCGGGCTTGACGGTTTCCGCCGTCGACACCGCGAAGGGGTCTCCTCCGCTTGGAGACGGTTCGTTTAATTCGAGCGCCCGGCTGTATCGCAGCATCTCTTCGCGCATGCGCAGCTTCCATGACGCTGAGGTGTTGGGAGAACTGTATATCTCGTACATGCGGTCCAATACGTCGGCTTGTGCGGGAGACGTGCAGAGAAAAATGAAAACAAGGATTTTGTTCATGATCCCAACTTCCCGACGATGAAGTCCACGTTGAGCTTCAGCAGTAAGAAGGCGCTCCCGTTGACATGTTTGTCGCGTTCGGCCTGCAACTCTTTGACGAAGGCGTTCAATTGGTTCACCGCGGTTTTGTTCTGGCCGCGTGCGATGGAGACCTTGGCGGCATCTAGCTTTGCGTCCAGGCTCTTTACGATGCCCTCGGAGCCGTGACCAAAAAACCAGCCGAGGGAGACGGATTGGTGCATAAATGCGATCAGGCGGTCGATCAGCGATGTCGGATCGATGAGATCGGGGACTGGCTCCGGGCCTAAGGTCACGCCTGAGGTGGTGTCGTTGAAAAAATCCGTCAGCTCAGTGAGGGCATCGGCCTCCTCTTGATCTCCGGGCTCAGCCTCCGGTACCACGGTGGCACTGTTGCTCTCGATGAAATAGCGCTTTATTCCAGGAACGCTTTGAGCCGTGATTTTGAAGCCTGATAAGGTTGCGCCAGGTTGAATTTGAGATGATTCCACGCCATAAAGCCATCCGCCCACGACGATGTTCGAAGCGAGCATGCGGTTTTTATCTTGAATGCAACAGTCGAATGAATCCCAGGTGGTTGGCCCGGTCGTAGTTGCTGAGGAAACAGGCACATCGATTTGAATCTTAAACGAAGTTATCGCGCGTTCGCTGCTCGTGCTATTTTTTACGTCATAGATATACTCGAGGTGCCCGTTGATCGGGCTGATGAGAACAGTAACGGTTGCTGTAGCTTTGTTATGGGGTTCATAGCCGATCTCAGCAGCCGTAAGTGCAGAACTTATTGAAACACAGGCAATCAAAAGCCATGCCGCGATGAGGAATCGGACAGACAGAGAAGCTTTAGAAGCGCACATGCCAATGACTCCCTTCTACATGGATTCGACTTCCGCCCCGAGACAGAATAATATCGCGCAATTTCTGCTGTTGCTTTTGCGTCAAGGCGCCGGGACTGAGATTCGTGCTGACCTGGAAATCGGCCGCAGTTCCATCTCGGTGCTCGCAGTGTCCGGTGGAATTGCAACGCTTCCTATCCGCGGGGAACTGATCCACGATATCGGCCGTCCAGTTCCCTCCGACATCAAAACCTCCGCCCAGCTGTAGGCTCATGTCGTTGATCTCAAGCATGCGTGTCGCCCCGGCGAATGCGAGCCATTCAGCGGCAATGGCGGCTATCGCGGTGTTGGTCGCTGCGGTTCCAAAATGATTTTGATCCGGGCTTACGCAGCCAGGGGGAGCATCTGGACCGTGGTGCTGACAGGTGCCCCCGTCCTTGGTATAAGTGGCGGCAGCCGGCAGAGGCATTAACCCCGGCACTCTGACCTCGAGTACCGCCGAAGTCGAGACGTTCGGCGTATCCGTCAGGTGAACCTTGATCGTTTCCTGTCCGCCAAACGCGCTGGCGGTATAAGTCGCGGTCAGTTTGCCGTCAGGGCCCGTCCGCCCATGCGGCGCGGTCGAAAGCTGGATGCTGCTCCCTGAGAATGTCCCCACGGGCCTGCCACCGCTGTGATCGTGCCCGCCCGAATTTACCACCGGCTCCGCGATGAAGGTCACATCCCTATCGGCGATAGGAATGCCCTGCGAGTTTTTCAGCGACACCCGGACTTGAGTCTTGGCGCCGGGCTTCACGCTCGAGGGCTCCAAGGCGACTGAAAGGGTGTCCGTTGCCCGGCCATAACGGTCGAGGTAGACACGGCGCCGGCCTGAGACTATGAAGCTACCAGCCAAGTAAAGAGCGGAATTGCTGACGCGGGCGAAGTCGGCGTCGTCTTTGCCCGCGTCTGTCACTATCGGTGTGGTCCATGCGGCGACACCAGACGCGTCGAATTTCTGAACTTGACGTGAACCTAGGCCTCCATAGGTCTCAGCTTCTGGCCCGACTCCGATCAGCCTGCCCGGTGGCGCCGGACGTTGAGTACCGAACGTCGGGGCGACTCGCATATACGTGGGCGGGGAAGGAGGAAAGGTTGGAATGGCGGGACTTATAATGCCGTACATGTCTCCGAGCGATTGTGATTGCGTCGTACTGAGGATGCCGGCCGATGGCAGCAACTCTTCGACTCTGTTCAAAAGTCCTGGGTCATACCGCAAGAATAGCCAGCGGAAGGGAACGAATTCGAAGTTGCCCTGCTCTCGAATCGGAACGCTCACTTTACCGGTCGGCGAGACATGAATTGCTCCAACCACCCCAATGGTCGAAAAATTGTCTCGCCTGCGATAGACGTCGCGAGGGCCTTCAGCCAAGTTTAAGTCGAATTGCACAACCAATCCTGCGGTTTCGAAATCGGTGTCAGTAAAGTCCATGGTGGCGTAAAGGATTCCTCGGCCGGCATCGAGCGCGAGACCATTGGCTATGATGGATGCACCAGGATTCGACGACGCAGGACGTGCCTCTTGAAGGCGGACGCCTTCGGGTGAATACTTGACTATGACGATCTCACCGAAAATTGTCGTGAAATCCGTATAGATGCGGTAGGCGTTACCGTTCGAGTCGACGGCCAAGCCTCCTTGGAAACCGGCTGAATACGGTGGAAACGGCTCGTAGACGATCCAGGAAAGGGTCCCGTCCGGCCCTACTCGGCTGAGAAACGGCCCCCCGTTGGTCACCCCGGCGATATAGGCGGCACCCGACGGCAATACTTGAAGGTCGGTGAGCCCGCCGCCGGTCGGAGAAAACTCATACGTGGTTTGCCTCTGCCGTGTAGGGGGCGGTTCGGTCGCTTGTGAAATGCTGCTTTGGAAGGCGAGAAGGAGGACCGCCGAAGCGATGGTTGAACGCATGGTAATGGTGGGTCGGGGCAGTATAGTCCCCAATACCAGGAATTACAAGGGCTGTCTCGCGCTCAAGAACACTCGGAGTGGCCGCAGTCGTGGCAGGTCACGCCGGAGCAGCCCGATTCGTGCGAGACGTTGCGCGAGAAGCATTTCGGGCAATGCTCCGAGACCGCCGTCTCGGCGGCGGGCTCGACGGGGACTCCGCCGTCGATCCAGCCGGTCTTCTTGAGATGGGCGCGCAGGGCGATGGCGAGCGCGTGGGGGATGGAGTCCACGCGGTTGGGCCCCAGGCCGATCGGGCGGTCGCCCTTCACCGAGTTGAGGTGCTTGAGCAGGCGCAGCGGATCTCCGCCCTCCGCCAGGTATTTCGAGATCAGGATGCCCACGAGCGAGGTCAGCCCCGCGATCTCGGTGCCGAGCGGGGGGATGTTGGTGAACAACTGGAAAGGCCCCTTCTCGTCGTAGTTGATGTGCACGTGCAGCGGCCCGTAGCCGGTGCGGAGCTGGTAGTACTCGGCGTCGAGGCCGAGCGAGGCCTCCGGCGTGCGGCGCTTCCCTTTTGACGGGGTGGAGGAAAGGTTGAGCACCTGCTGGGCCTTCGAGCCGTCGCGGTACACGGTGATGCCCTTGCAGCCGAGCTCGTAGGACAGGAGATAGGCGCCGCGGACGTCGTCGGCCGTCGCCTCCTCGGGCAGGTTGATCGTTTTGGAGACGCCGTTGTCGGTGTGGCGCTGGAAGGCGGCCTGCATGCGGACGTGGGTCTCGACGGAAACGTCGTGGGCGGTGGCGAAGAGTTTTTGAACGGAATCGGGGATCTCGGGAAGGCCGGCCAACGACTTGTGATTCGAGTCGATGGCCCGCATCAAGCTCTTCTCGTCCTTGCCGAACCACTTGTTCTTCTCGGCGTATTCTTTGAACAGCGGATTGACCTCGAAAAAGACGTCTTTGTCGTCCGGTTGTTTGCCGTGCTTCAACAGCTCGAGGGCTTTGGCGTTGTATCTCGTATACGCGATCGCGAAGAACGGCTCGATGCCCCCGCCCTGCAGTCCCGCGGCGATGGCGATGGTCCCCGTCGGCGCGATGGTCGTGCGCGCGCAGTGGCGGGGATGCCGCTTCTCGCCCCGGAAATGCTCCGACTCCGGATCGTAGGCCGAGTCCGTCCAGTTGGGGAAGACCCCGCGCTCGCGGGCGATCCTCTCGGAGGCCTCGAGCGCGGCGCCGTTGATGAACGACATGACCTTGTCGCCGAGCTTGAGCGCCTCGGGGTCCCCGTACGCGACGCCGCTCTTGACCAAGGCCTCGGCCCAGCCCATCACGCCCAGGCCGATGCGGCGGTTGCCCTTGGCGAGCCGCTCGATCTCCGGCAGCGGGTAGTCGTTGACCTCGATGACGTCCTCGAGGAAGCGGATCGCGAGGGCGACCGTCTCCTTCAGGCGCGGGAAGTCCCAGCGTCCCGCGCCGGTCTCGCCGGTCACGAACGCGCCGAGGTTGAGCGAGCCCAGGTTGCACGGCTCCCACGGCAGCAGCGGCTGCTCGCCGCACGGATTGGTGCTCTCGATCTGGCCGAGCGCCGGCGTCGTGTTGGAGCCCGAGGCGTTGATGCGGTCGAGGACGACGTAGCCCGGGTCGCCCGTCTTCCACGCGAGGTCGACCATCGCGTCGAAGACCTCCTTGGCGCGCAGCTTGCCGTCCGGCTTGCCCGAGCGCGGGTTGATCAGGTCGTACTCGGCGTCGGCCAGGACCGCGCGCATGAAGGCGGCGTCCACGCCGACGGAGATGTTGAAGTTCTCCATGACGCCCGGCTGGGTCTTCATCTTGATGAAGTCCATGATCTCCGGGTGATCGTAGCGGAGGATCGCCATGTTGGCGCCGCGGCGCGTGCCGCCCTGCTTGACGACGTCGGTCATCGTGTCGAACAGCTTCATGAAGGACAGCGCGCCCGACGCCACGCCCTGCGTCTTCTTGACCGGATCGCCCTTCGGGCGCAGCGAGGAGAAGGAGAAGCCGGTGCCGCCGCCCGATTTCTGGATCATCGACTGCGCGGCGAGCGACTTGGTGATGCCCTCCATCGAGTCGGGCACGGGCAGGACGTAGCAGGCGGAGAGCTGCTGCAGCTCGCGGCCGGCGTTCATCAAGGTCGGGGAGTTCGGCAGGAAGTCCCAACCCGCCATCAGGCCGTAGAATCTGGCCGCCCACTCCTCGCGCAGGGCCTTGGCCTCGGGGTGCTTGGCGCAGGCCTTTTCCAGGTTGGCCAGCAGGCGCGAGAAGTTGGCCTGCCGCGCGTCGTTGTCGGGCAGGCCCTGGTGGAAGAGGATCATGCGCCCGGCGGCGGCGCCGTCGACGGCGGGGACCAGGACGACCTTGCGCTCGACTCCGACGAAGACGCCCCAAGACTCGGCCTTGGGATGGCTGAGCACCTCTCCGAGGGCGACGTTGCGGGCGACGCCCATCAGCCACGCCTCGGCCGACGGGGAGTCGCGCAGGTACTTGTCCTTGATGACCTTGTGCTGGTTGGCGGTCAGGTGGATCTTGCCGGCGGCGCGGGTTTTAGCCATGGGGGACCTTCCTCTTAGAGTGTAACAGCGGCCCGGCCGCGCGTCCAGGGTCAGGCGAGGATCGGGCGGGCGGTGAAATCGGCGCCGATCGACTCGGCGTAGAGCTCCAGGGGCTTGAGGTCCACCTCAGGGAGCTCGACGGCGGTGACGCGCGTGCGGATCCCCGCCTTGACGCAGTTGGCGGCGAATCGCCGCGAAGCGGCGAACCCGGCGTCGCGGTACGCCGGGGCGGGGCGCAGCAGCTCGACCCACTGCTTCGGGTCGGCGGTGTTGAGGCTGACGGCGACCTCGTCGAGATACCCGGCCAGCTCCGGGGTGATGTCCCGGCCCCAGATCAGGTCGCCCAGGCCGACGGTGTTCAGACGGCGCCTCACCTTCGGGTAATGGGTCTTGAGGTAGAGGCCGACCTTGTTCATCTCCTCCAGGCGGTAAGTGGACTCGCCGAAGCCGCAGAACACGACCTCCCGCCAGTCCCCGCCCGCGCCCAGCTTGGCCTCGAGCGCGTTGATCAGCGCCGCCGCCGTGGGCTCGGGCCCTTTGATGCGGAGGTCGTTGCCCTCGAACAGGTAGTCCCAGGGGACCTTGACGCAGAAGCCGCAGGAGACCGGGCAGCGGTTGGTCAGGTTGAGATAGAGCGCGCGGTCCTTCTCATATAGGATCATGACGGCCTGTGCTGTAGCAACGATACGGCTAGGGCGTCCGGCGTCCGCTGAGAATCGCCTTGTCACTCGTCGGGGATTTTGTTATGATGTACGCCTACCTCAACAGGAGTCCTATGTACGCGATCATCGAGACGGGCGGAAAACAACTTTGGGTCATTCCCGGCGAGACCGTCAAGGTCGAGAAGCTGGAGGCCAAGGAAGGCGACAAGCTGACGTTCGACGCGCTTTGGGCCGTCGGCGACGCTCCGGAAGGCCAGGAGCCGAAGTCCACGCGCAGCGCGAAGGTCACGGCGACCGTCGTCAAGCAGGGCCGGGGCCAGAAGATCATCGTCTTCAAGAAGCGCACCAAGAAGGCTTACAAGAAGACCCAGGGTCACCGGCAGTGGCTCACGTCGATCAAGATCGAGAGCATCTCTCTTAATTAAAAAACTATGGCTTCAACAAAAGCACAGGGCTCATCCAACAACGGCCGTGATTCCCACGGTCAACGCCTCGGCGTCAAGCGCTACGGCGGAGAAGTCGTCAAGGCCGGCATGGTCATCATGCGCCAGCGCGGCACCAAGATCCTTCCCGGCCTCAACGTCGGCCGCGGCAAGGACGACACGCTGTTCGCGAAGATCAACGGCGTCGTGACCTTCGAGTGGGCGTACAAGGACAAGAAGCGCGCGTCCGTGTACCCCGCAGTCGCGAAGGCCGCTCCGGCGAAGCTCGCGAAAGCCGCCAAGTAGATCAACCCGGCGCGCTCACGCGCGCCGACGACGGCCGCCGGCAATACCGGCGGCCGTTTTGCTTCCAGAGACACCTCCCATGAACTTCATCGATAAAGTCAAAGTCTACGTCGCCGCGGGCGACGGCGGCGACGGCTGCCTCTCGTTCAAGCACGAGAAGTACATGGAGTGGGGCGGACCCAACGGCGGCGACGGCGGCCGCGGCGGCGACGTCTGGTTCACGGCGGCGTCCCGCCTGACCACTCTGATGGACCTGCACTTCCGCCCGCACGTGACGGCGGGCCGCGGCGGCCACGGCAAGGGCTCCCATAAGCACGGGCACAAGGGCGACGACGTCGAGATCCCCGTTCCCGTCGGCACGCTCATCTACCGCGACGGCATGCTCGTCGCCGACCTGCACGAGGAAGGGCAGCGCTGGCGCGCCGGAGAGGGCGGCCGCGGCGGCCGCGGCAACTGGTCCTTCAAGACCCGCCTCAACAACGCGCCCCGCTTGGCCGAAAAGGGCGGTCCCGGCGAGAAGGTCACGCTCGACATGGAGCTCAAGCTCCTCGCCGACGTCGGCCTCGTCGGCTATCCTAACGCCGGCAAGTCGAGCTTCGTCTCGCGCGTCTCCAACGCCCGCCCGAAGATCGCCAACTACCCGTTCACCACCTTGTCGCCGAACCTCGGCGTCGCCTACCACAAGCACGTCAGCTTCGTCGTGGCCGATCTGCCGGGCCTGATAGAGGGCGCGGCCGACGGCAAGGGCCTCGGCGTCAAGTTCCTCAAGCACACCGAGCGCTGCCGCCTGCTGATCCACCTCATCGACCCCGCCGGCTATATGGGCGAGGACCCGGAGGCCGGGATCAAGACCATCGAGAAGGAGCTCAAGAAGTTCAGCCCCAAGCTCGCGACCAAGCAGAAGCTCCTCGTGCTCAACAAGACCGACCTTCCCGAGAGCGCGGAGATCCTTAAGGCCCTCAAAAGGAAGCACAAGGGGATATTGGCGATCTCCGTGGCCACCGGCGACGGCGTGGACGCCCTCCTCGACAAGGTCATCGCCGAGCTCGCCAAGCACGACGGCCCCATCCATTTCGCGGAGAAGACCGTCGACGACTCGATCCACAAGGTCGAGCAGGGCTTCACCGTCGAGAACCAGGGCGGAGGAAGCTTCATCCTTCGCGGCAAGTTCGTCGAGCGGGCGTCGGCGATGCTCGACGTCAGCCTGCCCGAGGCGATCAACCGCTACCAGCACACGCTCAAGCGCATCGGCGTGGACCGCGCCCTCAAGAAGGCGGGGGTGCAGAACGGCGACCGCGTCCGCTGCGGGGAGTTCGAGTTCGAGTGGTCCAACGCCCCGCTCAAGCGCATCACGGCCAAGCGCGGCGACGGCCGCACGCGCATCGGCATAGGCAAGAAGTGATGGCGGACACGCTCAGGGCCTACGAGGCGAAGCTCTCGGATCCGAACGACGTCTCCGGGTCTTACCGCTTCTGCCAGAACCTGGCGGATTCGCACTACGAGAACTTCCCGGTCGCGTCGCTGCTGCTGCCCAAGCGCCTGCGCAAGCACGTCGCGGCGCTGTACGCCTTCGCGCGCATCGCCGACGACATGTCCGACGAGCCGGAGTACGAGGGCCGCCGGCGCGAGTGCCTGCTGAACTGGCGCTCGATGCTGGCCGACGTCGGCAAGCGCCCGTCGACGCATCCGGTGTTCGTCGCGCTCGGCCAGACCATCAAGGAGCTCGAGCTGCCCAAGGAGCCGTTCGACGACCTCCTCTCCGCCTTCCTCCAGGACACGGAGAAAAGCCGCTACGCGACGTACGACGAAGTGATCGACTACTGCCGCCGTTCGGCCAATCCCGTCGGGCGCATCGTCCTGATGATCCACGGCTACAAGGATCCGGAGCTCTTCCGCTACTCGGACGCGATCTGCACCGGCCTGCAGTTGGCCAATTTCTGGCAGGACGTCTCCGTCGATCTCAAGAAGGACCGCGTCTACATCCCCGACGAGGACTTCAAGGCCCACGGCTACTCCGAGGCCGACCTGCGCATGGGCGTCTACAACGAACGCTTCAAGAACCTGATGAAGTTCCAGGTGACCCGCACGCGCGCGCTGTTCGAGCAAGGCCGGCCGCTGCCGGCCTTGCTGCATTGGCCGCTCTCCCTCGAGATCCGCCTGACCTGGTACGGCGGCATGCAGATCCTCAAGCTGATCCACAAGCTCGACTTCGACACCATCCGGACGCGTCCGACCCTGAAGAAACGGGAATGGATCCCTCTGGTCGCGCGCGCCCTCATCGGCACATGACCTCCGCGCCGGCCCCCGCCGAGAAGAAGTCGAACTTCTTCCTGGGCTTCCTGCTCCTCCCGAAGCCCAAGCGCGAGGCGTTGTCCGCCGTCTACGCCTATTGCCGCCTCATCGACGACATCGTCGACGAACCGGGGACTCCGAAGGACGAGGCCCGCCGCCAGCTTGAGTTCTGGCGCGAGGAGATCGAGCGGCTCTATCAAGGCGCGCCGACTCACGCGGTGTCCCGGGCGCTTCTCAAGCCGATCGCCGACTACAAGATCCCCAAGGAGCCGTTCCTCGAGATGATCCGCGGCTGCGCGATGGACCTCGACGGGACCCGCTACGAGACGATCGCCGACCTCGAGAGCTACATGCGCGGCGTCGCCTCCTCGGTCGGGATCATGTGCGTGCACATCTTCGGCTGGACGTACACCCCGAAGGAGCGCATGTACGAGTTCGCGACGACGTTCGGCTACGCCTTCCAGCTGACCAACATCATCCGCGACGTCGGCGCCGACCTCGAGATCGGCCGCGTCTACCTGCCGTTGTCCGAGATCCGCGACGCGGGCTATTCCGTCGATAGGCTCGTTCTTCGAGATCACGGCCCCGCGTTCGACCGTCTCATGGAAGGGCAGTACAAGCGGGCGAAAGCCTACTACGCCCGCGCGCGCAACCTCGTCGATTTCCGCGACCGCCTGGGCCTGCTGCCGGCCGAGGTCATGGCCCACGTCTACGAGGGCCTGCTCGACGAGATCAAGGCGCGGGAGTTCCGCGTGCTCTTCTCCAAGACCAGCCTGCCGGGCTGGCGGAAGGCGGCCCTCGCCTTCCGCGCCTGGCTTTTCTGCCATGGGATCTGAGAAGAACGACGTCATCGTCCTCGGCGGAGGCTTCGCCGGATTGTCGTGCGCGGTCGCCCTCGCGGCGAAGGGCAGGAAGGTGCTCGTTCTCGACAAGAAGCCGCATCTCGGCGGGCGCGCCTACTCTTTCAACGAGAACGGCCTCGACATCGACAACGGCCAGCATCTGTTCATGGGCTGCTACTTCGCCACGCGCAAGTTCCTGAAGACGATCGGGACCGAAGCCAAGCTCGACATCTACGAGGACGTCGTGGTGGATTATGCCGAGGCGGGCGGCCGGCGCGACCGCCTGTCCTGCCCGTCGTGGCTCCCGGCGCCGCTGCACCTGGCCGCCGGACTCATAGGCCTCAAGGGCGTGTCTCTCGGGGAGAAAACGGCGCTGCTCGCGTTCGACCGCGCGCTCAAGGCCATGAAGACCGGCCCGATCCCGGACGCCGTCGAGAAGATGACGGTCCGGGCGTGGCTGACCTCGCTCGGTCTTTCGTCCAATTTCCAGACCCGGTTCTTCGATCCCGCCGCCATCGGCATCCTCAACGACGCGCCCGAGGTCGCCTCCGCGGCGGGCTTCATCCAGGCCCTGCGCACGATGTTCTTCACCGGCCGCGAGTCCTCCCGCTTCGCCTTGGCGAAGACCAGCCTCTCCGAGCTGTACACCGACGCCGCCCGCGACTACGTCGAGGCCCGCGGCGGCCGCGTGATCTCGAACGCGAAGGCGGCGAGTCTCATCGAGGAAGGCGGCCGTGTGCGCGGGATCAAGACCGACATGGACTCCCGCTTCGAGGCAAGCCATGTCGTTTCGACTTTGCCGCCGTGGGATCTGAAAAAGCTGGGCCTTCCCGCCGCGCTGCGCGGCCCTTGGGAGACTTTGGCCCCCGCGCCCATCGTCGGCGCGACGCTCAAGCTCGACCGCCCGGTGATGACCGAGCGGTTCCTGGGCATGCTTCACACCGAGACCCACTGGGTGTTCAACAAGACCTTGATCCACGGAACGAAGGAAGCGGGCCAGACGGTGGCCGTGGTGATCTCCGGCGCGCACAAGCAGATCGGGTATTCGCCCGAGAAGATCATGGCCGCGGCGACCCGCGACTTGGCCGCGTGCCTGCCCGAGTTCCCGAAAGCGAAGATCCTGGCGAGCAAGGTCGTCAAGGAGCCCTTCGCGACGCTGTCCCCGGCCCCCGGTTCCGAGGCCAAACGCCCCGACCCCGGGACCGGCATGCCCGGCTTCTCGTTCGCCGGGGACTGGACGCGCACCGGTTTCCCCGCGACGATCGAGTCCGCGTGCCTGTCCGGCCAGGTCGCGGCGGAGCGGCTTTAACTGTTTCCGGAAACAGTTATAATCATTCACACCGACGAAGGAGCCCCAGATGATCAAGTCCGACAAGTGGATCCGCGAGATGTCCCAGACCCAGAAGATGATCGACCCGTTCGTCGAGCATCAGGACGGCAAGGACAAGATCTCCTACGGCCTGTCTTCGTATGGTTATGACATCCGCGTCGCGGATGAGTATAAAGTCTTCACGAACGTGCACGGCACGCTCGTCGATCCGAAGAAGTTCGACGAGAAGGCGTTCGTCGACATCAAGGCCCCGACCTGCGTCGTCCCCCCGAACTCGTTCGCGCTCGCCCGCTCCCTCGAGAAGTTCAAGATCCCCCGCGAGGTGCTCGCGGTCTGCCTGGGCAAGTCCACTTACGCCCGCTGCGGCATTATCATAAACGTAACTCCCCTTGAGCCCGGCTGGGAGGGTTTCTTGACCATCGAGATATCCAACACCACGCCCCTGCCCGCGAAGATCTACTCCAACGAGGGCATCGCCCAGCTCCTCTTCTTCGGAGGCGACCAGGTCTGCGAGACCTCCTACTCCGACCGCAAGGGCAAGTACATGGACCAGGTCGGAGTGGTCCTGCCCCGCATCCTCGCCGCCAAGTGAAGCTCGTCCTTCTTCTGCTGCTGGCCGCGTCGGCCCGGGCGGGGGAACTGGGAGGGCACGAGCCCGCGGCGCCCGAGCCGGCCCTCGTCGTCGAAGACCGCGCCGCGCTCCTGGAGGAGATGTGGGTGCGGCGCATCCTCGCGCCGGACCAGACCGCCTGGGCCCCGGCCGACGCCCAGCTCCTGGGCCGGATCCGGATGGCCGAGGCGGACGCCCTCGCCTATCTGAAGAGGAAGTTCGGCGGCACGCGCCCTTGGACCGCCCCCCGCCGCGGCAAGGAGACGGCGGCCCCCCGCCTGCTCACGAAGGAGGGCCACGACAAGTACCTCTTCCACCTCACCCAGGACGCCATCGAGTACTTCGAGAAGAAGGGCGCCGGGGCGAAATGGGCCCTGAAGCTGACCGATTGGGAGGGCCGCCGCCTCTTCGACGGGGACGGCCGCTTGACGCCCGCCGGCGTCACGGTCTATACCCGCGCCAAGCTCAAGCTCGAGGTGTACTGGCGGTCTCCGAACGGCGAGACTTTCGGCACCCGGCGCCCTCCGAAATCCCCGTAATAAACCTTGTTCCCCGACGGGGGAATTTGTTAAGATTAACCACTATGCCTCAGAACAGCTATATGCATCCTCCCCGCCAGGCGGCGAACACCCGCAAATGGCATCACATCGACGCGAAGGGCCTCGTGCTCGGACGCATCGCGACGAAGGCCGCCGATCTACTTCGTGGAAAAGGCAAGGCTACCTACACCGATTACGTGGACTGCGGAGATTTCGTCGTCGTGACGAACTGCAAGCAGATCAAGCTGACCGGCAACAAGATCGACCAGAAGACCTACTTCTCGCACTCCGGCTTCGCCGGCGGCGCCCGGGTCATGCCGATGAAGCGCCAGA
This region includes:
- a CDS encoding T9SS type A sorting domain-containing protein — encoded protein: MNKILVFIFLCTSPAQADVLDRMYEIYSSPNTSASWKLRMREEMLRYSRALELNEPSPSGGDPFAVSTAETVKPASFNAGKAAAFAVSETPAAVRLTDGTGVSLPKGALREDAIITVETIPETPASPTARRRAEFKLSAVSESVEFGPHGTSFRVPVQIALAYDPAVVRAKNLNARDIKIHYWNEATQAWEPLPSTVDESAHLVRAQSAHFSLYQAMGSGGIGVLATGAYGLVDIYAFPNPARGRTVTIRVQVGNADSVSVKIYDLAGRRIHEMSATSAAILDDGNGKGAQPTSDMTWDTSDVGSGVYTYVMTATRNGESDIKVAKKVAVIR
- a CDS encoding adenosylcobalamin-dependent ribonucleoside-diphosphate reductase, coding for MAKTRAAGKIHLTANQHKVIKDKYLRDSPSAEAWLMGVARNVALGEVLSHPKAESWGVFVGVERKVVLVPAVDGAAAGRMILFHQGLPDNDARQANFSRLLANLEKACAKHPEAKALREEWAARFYGLMAGWDFLPNSPTLMNAGRELQQLSACYVLPVPDSMEGITKSLAAQSMIQKSGGGTGFSFSSLRPKGDPVKKTQGVASGALSFMKLFDTMTDVVKQGGTRRGANMAILRYDHPEIMDFIKMKTQPGVMENFNISVGVDAAFMRAVLADAEYDLINPRSGKPDGKLRAKEVFDAMVDLAWKTGDPGYVVLDRINASGSNTTPALGQIESTNPCGEQPLLPWEPCNLGSLNLGAFVTGETGAGRWDFPRLKETVALAIRFLEDVIEVNDYPLPEIERLAKGNRRIGLGVMGWAEALVKSGVAYGDPEALKLGDKVMSFINGAALEASERIARERGVFPNWTDSAYDPESEHFRGEKRHPRHCARTTIAPTGTIAIAAGLQGGGIEPFFAIAYTRYNAKALELLKHGKQPDDKDVFFEVNPLFKEYAEKNKWFGKDEKSLMRAIDSNHKSLAGLPEIPDSVQKLFATAHDVSVETHVRMQAAFQRHTDNGVSKTINLPEEATADDVRGAYLLSYELGCKGITVYRDGSKAQQVLNLSSTPSKGKRRTPEASLGLDAEYYQLRTGYGPLHVHINYDEKGPFQLFTNIPPLGTEIAGLTSLVGILISKYLAEGGDPLRLLKHLNSVKGDRPIGLGPNRVDSIPHALAIALRAHLKKTGWIDGGVPVEPAAETAVSEHCPKCFSRNVSHESGCSGVTCHDCGHSECS
- a CDS encoding metallo cofactor biosynthesis protein produces the protein MILYEKDRALYLNLTNRCPVSCGFCVKVPWDYLFEGNDLRIKGPEPTAAALINALEAKLGAGGDWREVVFCGFGESTYRLEEMNKVGLYLKTHYPKVRRRLNTVGLGDLIWGRDITPELAGYLDEVAVSLNTADPKQWVELLRPAPAYRDAGFAASRRFAANCVKAGIRTRVTAVELPEVDLKPLELYAESIGADFTARPILA
- the rplU gene encoding 50S ribosomal protein L21 — translated: MYAIIETGGKQLWVIPGETVKVEKLEAKEGDKLTFDALWAVGDAPEGQEPKSTRSAKVTATVVKQGRGQKIIVFKKRTKKAYKKTQGHRQWLTSIKIESISLN
- the rpmA gene encoding 50S ribosomal protein L27, whose product is MASTKAQGSSNNGRDSHGQRLGVKRYGGEVVKAGMVIMRQRGTKILPGLNVGRGKDDTLFAKINGVVTFEWAYKDKKRASVYPAVAKAAPAKLAKAAK
- the obgE gene encoding GTPase ObgE yields the protein MNFIDKVKVYVAAGDGGDGCLSFKHEKYMEWGGPNGGDGGRGGDVWFTAASRLTTLMDLHFRPHVTAGRGGHGKGSHKHGHKGDDVEIPVPVGTLIYRDGMLVADLHEEGQRWRAGEGGRGGRGNWSFKTRLNNAPRLAEKGGPGEKVTLDMELKLLADVGLVGYPNAGKSSFVSRVSNARPKIANYPFTTLSPNLGVAYHKHVSFVVADLPGLIEGAADGKGLGVKFLKHTERCRLLIHLIDPAGYMGEDPEAGIKTIEKELKKFSPKLATKQKLLVLNKTDLPESAEILKALKRKHKGILAISVATGDGVDALLDKVIAELAKHDGPIHFAEKTVDDSIHKVEQGFTVENQGGGSFILRGKFVERASAMLDVSLPEAINRYQHTLKRIGVDRALKKAGVQNGDRVRCGEFEFEWSNAPLKRITAKRGDGRTRIGIGKK
- the hpnC gene encoding squalene synthase HpnC; the encoded protein is MADTLRAYEAKLSDPNDVSGSYRFCQNLADSHYENFPVASLLLPKRLRKHVAALYAFARIADDMSDEPEYEGRRRECLLNWRSMLADVGKRPSTHPVFVALGQTIKELELPKEPFDDLLSAFLQDTEKSRYATYDEVIDYCRRSANPVGRIVLMIHGYKDPELFRYSDAICTGLQLANFWQDVSVDLKKDRVYIPDEDFKAHGYSEADLRMGVYNERFKNLMKFQVTRTRALFEQGRPLPALLHWPLSLEIRLTWYGGMQILKLIHKLDFDTIRTRPTLKKREWIPLVARALIGT